In Massilia forsythiae, one DNA window encodes the following:
- the pbpG gene encoding D-alanyl-D-alanine endopeptidase, with amino-acid sequence MLKLALTAAISMMLVFEPVAAEAKSKGRTAVVKRIKVKKHEPAKLVASDNRQRLVRRVIKVRGKRKVVYEQVRRAAPALAILSAGDLAGLNLTHDPLALRSSVAYVLDQDSSEVLFEKNSSVALPIASITKLMTGFVVVQAHQNLDEILTVTEDDVDHHKFTSSRLQVGTRMTRGDLLHIALMSSENRAAAALGRNYPGGINAFVAAMNAKARELSMNNTHYVDSSGLSSQNVSSARDLAKLVSMAHHEPLLRQYTTDPNYVVEAGGRALRYSNTNYLVAMPDWNIGLQKTGFINEAGRCLVMQAMIQGRNVVMVFLDSKGKQSRTADAGRMRRWLEAIKPPVIPAAAAAGVPVTVSAGAGVGVGAAPLVQ; translated from the coding sequence ATGCTCAAGCTCGCATTGACCGCCGCCATTTCGATGATGCTGGTGTTCGAACCCGTTGCCGCCGAGGCCAAATCAAAGGGCCGGACAGCGGTGGTCAAGCGGATCAAGGTCAAGAAGCACGAGCCGGCGAAACTGGTCGCCTCCGACAACCGCCAGCGCCTGGTGCGCCGCGTGATCAAGGTGCGCGGCAAGCGCAAGGTCGTCTACGAGCAAGTACGTCGCGCGGCGCCGGCCCTCGCGATCCTGAGCGCGGGCGACCTGGCCGGCCTGAACCTCACCCACGATCCGCTCGCCCTGCGTTCCAGCGTCGCCTATGTGCTGGACCAGGACAGTTCGGAAGTCCTGTTCGAAAAAAATTCCAGCGTGGCGCTGCCGATCGCCTCGATCACCAAGCTGATGACGGGCTTCGTGGTGGTGCAGGCGCACCAGAACCTGGACGAAATCCTGACCGTCACGGAAGACGATGTCGACCACCACAAGTTCACCAGTTCGCGCCTGCAGGTCGGCACCCGCATGACGCGCGGAGACCTGCTGCACATCGCCTTGATGAGCTCGGAAAACCGCGCCGCCGCCGCGCTGGGCAGGAATTATCCGGGCGGTATCAATGCCTTCGTCGCGGCGATGAACGCCAAGGCGCGCGAACTGAGCATGAACAATACCCATTACGTGGATTCGAGCGGGCTGTCGAGCCAGAACGTGTCGAGCGCGCGCGACCTGGCCAAGCTGGTATCGATGGCGCACCACGAACCGCTGCTGCGCCAGTACACGACCGACCCGAACTACGTGGTCGAAGCCGGCGGCCGTGCGCTGCGCTATTCGAACACCAATTACCTGGTGGCCATGCCGGACTGGAACATCGGCTTGCAAAAGACCGGATTCATCAACGAAGCCGGGCGCTGCCTGGTGATGCAGGCCATGATCCAGGGCCGCAACGTGGTGATGGTGTTCCTCGACTCGAAAGGCAAGCAGTCGCGCACCGCCGACGCCGGCCGCATGCGGCGCTGGCTGGAAGCCATCAAGCCGCCGGTCATCCCGGCAGCGGCGGCCGCCGGGGTGCCGGTAACGGTATCGGCAGGGGCGGGCGTGGGTGTCGGGGCGGCGCCGCTGGTGCAATAA